The proteins below are encoded in one region of Vibrio sp. ED004:
- a CDS encoding YecA family protein, which translates to MSETTLPDYLTVATELQSASLAVTPAEMHGLLTGMLSGGLNLADKSWQPLIFDYTNEGMGWPDRALILAEATLKVTTSEITGSGMELSMLLPDEDASASVFDLADGVSDWINHFISGLGLVGAQLNKASEGTKEALADLEEMAKLGIDEEDDLEEQAQLLEHVIEHVKACALTIHAEFGARPSEDAAPTIH; encoded by the coding sequence ATGAGCGAAACTACTTTACCTGACTACCTAACGGTTGCGACTGAACTTCAATCGGCAAGTCTAGCCGTAACCCCTGCTGAGATGCATGGTTTATTAACGGGTATGTTAAGCGGAGGCTTAAACCTTGCAGATAAAAGCTGGCAACCACTTATCTTCGATTACACCAATGAAGGTATGGGCTGGCCAGATCGCGCGCTAATCCTAGCGGAAGCAACACTGAAAGTCACAACCAGTGAAATCACAGGCTCAGGCATGGAACTGTCTATGTTACTGCCTGATGAAGATGCAAGCGCGAGCGTGTTTGATCTTGCTGATGGTGTGTCTGATTGGATTAACCATTTCATTTCTGGTTTGGGCCTTGTTGGCGCTCAATTGAACAAAGCGTCTGAAGGCACGAAAGAAGCATTGGCGGATCTTGAAGAGATGGCGAAGCTAGGCATTGACGAAGAAGATGATCTGGAAGAGCAAGCACAACTTCTAGAACACGTTATTGAGCACGTAAAAGCGTGTGCATTAACGATTCATGCTGAATTTGGTGCACGCCCATCTGAAGATGCGGCACCAACCATTCACTAA
- the nadB gene encoding L-aspartate oxidase, whose translation MNANREHQCDVLVVGSGAAGLSLALRVAEHAKVIVLSKGPRSEGSTYYAQGGIAAVFDESDSIESHVEDTQIAGAGLCEEDTVQFIAENAKECVQWLIDGGVPFDKDENSTEGQPKYHLTREGGHSHRRILHAADATGMAMQTSLQDNVKNHPNIEIFERHNALDLITEDKVGGSKDKVIGAYIWNRNQEHVETVRAKFVVLATGGASKVYQYTSNPDVSSGDGIAIAWRAGCRVANLEFNQFHPTCLFHPEARNFLLTEALRGEGAYLRRPDGSRFMKDFDERGELAPRDVVARAIDFEMKRLGADCMYVDISHKPEEFITAHFPMIHTRLMDLGIDMTKEPIPIVPAAHYTCGGVMVNKQGQTDLANLYAIGEVSYTGLHGANRMASNSLLECVVYAWAAAKDIVENIDQSQLCAELPAWDESQVTNSDEEVIIQHNWHELRLFMWDYMGIVRTDKRLERAMRRIQMLQQETHEYYSNFKVSNNLLELRNLLQVAELMVRCAMQRKESRGLHYTLDYPELAEDSGPTILKPVLILID comes from the coding sequence ATGAACGCAAACCGTGAACATCAGTGTGATGTATTAGTGGTAGGAAGTGGTGCGGCAGGCTTGTCATTAGCCTTACGCGTAGCAGAACATGCAAAAGTAATTGTATTAAGCAAAGGACCACGCAGCGAAGGATCGACGTATTACGCACAAGGTGGTATCGCCGCGGTGTTCGATGAGTCGGACAGTATTGAGTCTCATGTAGAAGATACTCAAATTGCTGGGGCTGGGTTATGTGAAGAAGATACAGTTCAATTCATTGCTGAAAATGCTAAAGAGTGTGTGCAATGGCTAATTGATGGCGGTGTTCCATTTGATAAAGATGAGAACAGCACCGAAGGCCAGCCAAAGTATCACCTTACTCGTGAAGGTGGACACAGCCACCGCAGAATTCTGCACGCTGCCGATGCAACTGGCATGGCGATGCAAACCTCACTGCAAGATAATGTAAAGAATCACCCAAACATCGAGATCTTCGAACGCCACAATGCGTTGGATTTGATCACTGAAGATAAGGTTGGTGGTTCGAAAGACAAGGTTATCGGTGCCTACATTTGGAACCGTAACCAAGAACACGTCGAAACCGTGCGCGCTAAATTTGTAGTGTTAGCAACCGGCGGCGCTTCAAAGGTTTATCAATACACATCTAACCCAGATGTCTCTTCAGGTGATGGTATTGCTATTGCTTGGCGTGCAGGTTGTCGTGTGGCGAACCTTGAGTTCAACCAATTCCACCCGACTTGCTTGTTCCACCCAGAAGCGCGTAACTTCCTATTAACGGAAGCACTGCGTGGTGAAGGTGCGTACCTGCGCCGTCCAGACGGTTCTCGCTTCATGAAGGACTTCGATGAGCGCGGTGAACTGGCTCCTCGTGATGTGGTAGCTCGCGCAATTGACTTTGAAATGAAGCGCTTAGGTGCTGACTGCATGTACGTTGACATCAGCCACAAGCCTGAAGAATTCATCACTGCGCACTTCCCAATGATCCACACTCGTTTGATGGACTTGGGTATCGACATGACCAAAGAGCCGATTCCTATCGTACCCGCAGCCCACTACACCTGTGGTGGTGTTATGGTGAATAAACAAGGTCAAACCGACCTAGCGAATCTGTATGCGATTGGTGAAGTGAGCTACACCGGCCTGCACGGTGCGAACCGTATGGCTTCAAATTCACTGCTTGAATGTGTGGTTTACGCATGGGCTGCAGCCAAAGACATCGTCGAGAACATCGACCAATCACAGCTGTGTGCTGAACTGCCAGCATGGGATGAAAGCCAAGTCACCAACAGTGATGAAGAAGTTATCATTCAGCACAACTGGCATGAGCTGCGTCTATTCATGTGGGATTACATGGGTATCGTACGTACTGATAAACGCCTTGAGCGCGCAATGCGTCGTATCCAGATGTTGCAGCAAGAGACTCACGAGTATTACAGCAACTTTAAGGTTTCAAACAACCTGTTAGAACTGCGTAACTTGCTACAAGTCGCTGAGCTGATGGTTCGCTGTGCAATGCAACGTAAAGAGAGCCGCGGCCTTCACTACACGTTGGATTACCCAGAACTTGCTGAAGACAGCGGCCCAACGATTCTGAAGCCAGTCTTAATCTTGATAGATTGA
- a CDS encoding FAD-dependent 2-octaprenylphenol hydroxylase, producing the protein MMQSVDIAIVGGGMVGLALAAALKDSDLRIAVIEGKAPSEGLNELPDVRVSALSRSSEVILRNLDAWQGIEQRRAAPYQAMEVWEQDSFARIEFDSTRLAQPNLGHIVENRVIQLALLDQVKKQDNVSLYMPATCKTMAIGESEAWLTLDNGQALTAKLVVGADGANSWVRKQQDIPLTHWDYGHSAIVANIKTTEPHHSVARQIFTPQGPLAFLPMQPSNMSSIVWSTEPNRAENLVSMSDAEFNKQLTAEFDSKLGLCEVVGDRFAFPLRMRYARDFAVDRVALVGDAAHTIHPLAGQGVNLGLLDAASLAQELLKLWAAGEDIGTKRNLRGYERWRKAEAAKMIASMQGFKDLFEGDNPAKKLIRGIGMKLAGQLPGAKDEIMKRALGLAGNLPDLAKRPVTHR; encoded by the coding sequence ATGATGCAAAGTGTTGATATCGCGATAGTTGGTGGTGGCATGGTTGGCCTAGCGCTCGCGGCTGCATTGAAAGATAGCGATCTAAGAATTGCCGTGATAGAGGGCAAAGCACCTAGCGAAGGTCTGAATGAATTACCAGATGTTCGTGTGTCGGCATTGAGTCGCTCTAGCGAGGTGATTCTGCGTAATCTAGATGCATGGCAAGGTATTGAGCAAAGACGTGCAGCTCCGTATCAAGCGATGGAAGTGTGGGAGCAAGATAGCTTTGCTCGTATTGAGTTTGACTCAACACGTTTGGCGCAGCCTAATCTAGGCCATATTGTTGAGAATCGAGTGATTCAATTAGCGCTGCTTGATCAGGTTAAGAAGCAAGATAATGTCAGCCTCTACATGCCTGCGACATGTAAAACAATGGCAATTGGAGAGAGCGAAGCGTGGCTAACCCTAGACAATGGCCAAGCACTGACAGCCAAGTTAGTCGTGGGTGCGGATGGCGCAAATTCTTGGGTTCGTAAGCAGCAAGATATCCCATTAACACATTGGGATTACGGACACAGCGCAATTGTCGCGAACATCAAAACCACAGAACCGCACCACAGCGTTGCACGTCAAATATTCACACCGCAAGGCCCACTGGCATTCTTACCAATGCAACCGAGCAACATGAGCTCGATTGTTTGGTCTACTGAGCCTAATCGTGCCGAGAATCTCGTATCCATGTCGGATGCTGAATTCAATAAACAGTTAACGGCAGAGTTCGATTCAAAGCTTGGTTTGTGTGAAGTCGTCGGTGACCGTTTTGCCTTCCCACTGCGCATGCGATACGCGCGAGATTTCGCTGTTGATCGTGTCGCTCTGGTCGGTGATGCTGCCCATACCATTCACCCGCTAGCAGGGCAGGGCGTGAACCTTGGCCTATTAGATGCTGCAAGTTTAGCGCAAGAGCTGTTAAAGCTGTGGGCTGCTGGTGAAGACATTGGTACCAAGCGTAACCTACGCGGTTATGAGCGCTGGAGAAAAGCAGAAGCGGCGAAGATGATTGCTTCGATGCAGGGCTTTAAAGATCTGTTTGAAGGCGACAACCCAGCTAAGAAGCTGATTCGTGGCATCGGTATGAAGCTTGCGGGTCAACTACCTGGTGCGAAAGATGAAATTATGAAGCGAGCACTTGGCCTTGCCGGTAACCTGCCTGATTTAGCAAAGCGCCCTGTGACTCATCGTTAG
- the ubiH gene encoding 2-octaprenyl-6-methoxyphenyl hydroxylase — MAQYDVVIAGGAMAGATLALALNHLSQGSLSIAVVEPYQVDHQAHPGFDSRSIALSYGTVQILDSLHLWQSIAPVATPIKDIHVSDRGHAGMTDIYSEELAVDALGYVVELADVGRIYQQKLESEAAITMLCPDSVAKVERSESLTTIDLNSGQTITTKLLVAADGAISTCCQQLNIPLSEHDFEQVAVIANIVASEPHQGRAFERFTHHGPVALLPMTDNRLSLVWCLPPEQADKVMAFNDDEFLEQLQSDFGWRLGRLEKVGKRANYPLIFRHRKQNISHRFAIVGNAAQTLHPIAGQGFNLGIRDVASLAEELCTQLDDVGRYAGLVNFRKRREQDRGATITLTSSLVHLFSNDFLTARIGRNLGLAVIDNLPPLKGPLLRHTLGLVER; from the coding sequence ATGGCTCAATATGATGTTGTAATTGCTGGTGGCGCAATGGCGGGGGCAACTCTGGCCCTTGCTCTGAATCACCTAAGCCAAGGTTCGTTGTCGATTGCGGTCGTTGAGCCTTATCAGGTTGATCATCAAGCTCACCCTGGGTTTGATTCTCGTTCGATCGCTTTGTCTTACGGCACAGTACAGATCCTAGATTCATTGCACCTGTGGCAATCTATCGCTCCTGTGGCTACCCCGATTAAAGATATTCATGTGTCGGATCGTGGGCATGCTGGGATGACGGATATCTACAGTGAAGAATTGGCTGTGGATGCACTTGGCTATGTGGTCGAGTTAGCGGATGTAGGCCGAATCTATCAGCAGAAGCTGGAATCAGAAGCGGCAATTACGATGCTGTGTCCGGACTCGGTAGCGAAAGTCGAGCGAAGTGAGTCACTGACGACTATTGACCTCAACAGTGGGCAAACCATAACGACTAAGTTACTGGTCGCGGCTGACGGTGCAATCTCTACCTGTTGTCAGCAACTCAATATCCCATTGAGTGAACATGACTTTGAACAGGTTGCTGTGATTGCCAATATCGTGGCGAGCGAACCCCATCAAGGCCGAGCCTTTGAGCGTTTTACTCATCATGGGCCTGTTGCTCTACTACCGATGACCGATAACCGTTTGTCTCTGGTTTGGTGTTTGCCGCCGGAGCAAGCCGATAAAGTTATGGCTTTTAACGACGACGAATTCCTTGAACAGCTTCAGAGCGATTTTGGTTGGCGATTGGGTCGACTAGAAAAGGTTGGTAAGCGTGCAAACTACCCACTGATTTTTCGTCATCGTAAACAAAATATCTCTCATCGATTCGCGATTGTAGGCAATGCCGCTCAAACCCTTCACCCAATTGCAGGGCAAGGGTTTAACCTCGGTATTCGTGATGTGGCCTCTTTAGCGGAAGAATTGTGTACTCAGTTGGATGATGTCGGTCGTTACGCTGGTCTTGTTAACTTTAGAAAACGTAGAGAACAAGACAGAGGCGCGACGATTACACTGACATCAAGTCTTGTTCATCTGTTCTCAAACGATTTTTTGACTGCTCGAATCGGTCGTAATCTTGGGTTAGCCGTAATTGATAACCTTCCACCACTTAAAGGTCCACTTTTGCGTCATACGCTTGGCCTAGTAGAAAGATAA
- a CDS encoding YbaK/EbsC family protein, whose amino-acid sequence METLITQWLDQQQVDYRLLMQSKPTTSIEETAQERGIDATQMVKCILLKDMGNQYALACTAGDRSVDPKKVRSVLNCRRMTCVSLTDVEAITGFKVGCVGPLALKRHMPIIFDPSIQNNSTVTISSGDRMAGVALDLEDLMALCAPIVAEISR is encoded by the coding sequence GTGGAAACACTGATTACACAATGGCTGGATCAACAGCAGGTGGACTATCGCCTGCTGATGCAAAGCAAGCCTACCACCAGCATAGAAGAAACCGCGCAAGAACGAGGTATCGACGCCACTCAAATGGTCAAGTGCATCCTGCTCAAGGATATGGGCAACCAATATGCGTTGGCCTGTACAGCTGGTGATCGCTCTGTCGACCCCAAGAAAGTGCGCTCGGTGTTGAATTGCCGCAGAATGACCTGCGTATCACTCACCGATGTAGAAGCCATCACCGGTTTTAAAGTTGGTTGTGTCGGCCCGCTTGCTCTAAAAAGGCACATGCCGATCATTTTTGATCCTTCCATTCAGAATAACTCAACCGTGACTATTAGTTCTGGTGATCGAATGGCAGGTGTTGCACTTGATCTCGAGGATCTTATGGCGTTATGCGCGCCAATCGTTGCAGAGATCAGTCGATGA
- the ygfZ gene encoding tRNA-modifying protein YgfZ has translation MDWKNTFQPHAHTQNDSLPELMMTHVSNWSAITMVGDDKKSYLQGQVTCDVVTLPNDESTLGAHCDAKGKVWSIFRLFHHNGGYALMQPKSAIEVELVEIKKYAVFSKVDIEQTSDVVIGVMGASANQYIDSISESQGNVRAISGGTAVQVADNRWALLVTEEAAEALVSNSAAEKVSETLWQYHEILDAQPNLSKAEQNEHIPQALNLQAIGGISFSKGCYTGQETVARAKYRGMNKREMRIVSGTTSDVLSLENPIELERSVGENWRGAGRLLNVYQFADNQAIGLMVLPNNLDDDVQLRLTAQPDQTWNILPLPYSLEDE, from the coding sequence ATGGATTGGAAAAACACATTTCAGCCGCACGCTCATACGCAAAATGACTCGCTTCCAGAACTGATGATGACACACGTGTCAAATTGGAGTGCAATTACCATGGTAGGCGATGACAAAAAATCGTACCTGCAAGGTCAAGTAACGTGCGACGTCGTGACTCTTCCTAATGATGAATCCACATTAGGCGCACACTGTGATGCAAAAGGAAAGGTATGGAGTATCTTCCGTTTGTTCCACCACAACGGTGGCTACGCACTAATGCAACCTAAATCTGCGATTGAAGTCGAGCTCGTTGAAATCAAGAAATACGCAGTGTTCTCTAAGGTCGATATCGAGCAAACGTCGGACGTTGTTATCGGTGTGATGGGTGCATCTGCGAATCAATACATTGATTCTATTTCAGAAAGCCAAGGTAATGTACGTGCTATCTCTGGCGGTACGGCGGTTCAAGTTGCAGATAACCGCTGGGCTCTACTTGTAACAGAAGAAGCCGCTGAAGCCTTGGTATCAAACAGCGCTGCGGAGAAAGTATCAGAAACGTTATGGCAGTATCATGAAATCCTTGATGCTCAGCCTAACCTATCGAAAGCAGAACAAAACGAACACATCCCTCAAGCACTTAACCTGCAAGCGATCGGCGGTATCAGCTTTTCAAAAGGTTGTTACACAGGTCAAGAAACGGTTGCTCGTGCTAAGTACCGCGGCATGAACAAGCGTGAGATGCGCATTGTGTCGGGCACAACTTCGGACGTACTGTCTCTAGAGAATCCTATTGAACTAGAACGTAGCGTGGGTGAGAACTGGCGTGGTGCAGGTCGACTATTAAACGTCTATCAATTTGCTGATAACCAAGCGATTGGTTTGATGGTGTTGCCAAACAACCTTGATGACGATGTTCAACTTCGATTGACTGCGCAGCCTGATCAAACATGGAATATCCTGCCACTGCCTTACAGCCTCGAAGACGAGTAA
- a CDS encoding protein YgfX, producing MHQWLIKLSHTTSARFVKLQLNPSYSALFAKGTVFGCLLFFIVLSSIPLVVSLYCLALLIHLFKTNHLILNSAHGRFDYKEDGEIRLNDRRYILKSVDKIWAQFFIKLQFECGHSVLLWRDSCCDREYRNFLANLQRTG from the coding sequence ATGCATCAATGGTTGATAAAATTGTCGCACACAACCTCAGCAAGGTTCGTTAAGCTCCAGCTTAACCCTTCATATTCCGCATTATTTGCAAAAGGCACTGTTTTCGGGTGCCTTTTGTTTTTCATCGTCCTGTCTTCTATTCCACTTGTTGTCAGTCTTTATTGCTTGGCACTGCTGATCCATCTGTTTAAAACCAACCACCTTATTTTGAATAGTGCTCATGGCCGTTTTGACTATAAAGAAGATGGTGAGATTCGATTGAATGACCGACGCTATATTTTAAAATCCGTGGATAAGATCTGGGCGCAATTCTTTATTAAATTGCAGTTTGAGTGTGGACACTCAGTCTTGTTGTGGCGGGATAGCTGTTGTGATCGTGAATATCGAAATTTCTTGGCGAACCTACAACGAACAGGTTAG
- a CDS encoding RseA family anti-sigma factor, which yields MADKEKLSALMDGETIDKALIVDLESDQESMNTWQSYHLIGDVMRGDAPETQDWNIADSVAAALEAEPAHSAMPNLHQVNVEPTVAPIEEQPKPQQAKRQLPAWLQQFGQVAVAACVSLAVVLGVQQYGGSDPAAPEQLPVLQTIPFAGSAEPVSLTRDSVEKPASEANLQEQRKRVHAMLEDYELQLRLNSDASPMQDAHLESDIE from the coding sequence ATGGCTGATAAAGAAAAGCTTTCGGCACTCATGGATGGTGAAACGATCGATAAAGCTCTCATTGTAGACCTTGAATCTGATCAAGAAAGCATGAATACCTGGCAGAGTTACCATTTGATTGGTGACGTAATGCGTGGGGATGCGCCAGAAACTCAAGATTGGAACATTGCTGACAGTGTGGCAGCGGCGCTTGAAGCCGAGCCTGCACATAGTGCAATGCCGAACCTGCACCAAGTGAATGTTGAACCTACTGTTGCTCCAATTGAAGAGCAGCCGAAACCTCAGCAAGCGAAGCGTCAGCTTCCTGCGTGGTTACAACAGTTTGGACAAGTTGCCGTGGCAGCGTGTGTATCGTTAGCCGTTGTACTCGGTGTTCAGCAATATGGTGGCAGCGACCCTGCAGCACCTGAGCAATTGCCTGTACTACAGACGATTCCATTTGCGGGTTCTGCGGAACCAGTAAGCTTAACGCGCGACTCTGTTGAGAAGCCGGCATCTGAAGCTAACTTGCAAGAACAACGCAAACGCGTTCATGCAATGTTAGAAGATTATGAGCTACAACTAAGATTAAACAGTGATGCATCGCCAATGCAAGATGCACATCTAGAATCGGACATTGAATGA
- a CDS encoding 5-formyltetrahydrofolate cyclo-ligase — protein MKTLTRSEFRKQIRIKRNSLSSEQQTQSGLDLVKQCMQLDEIQSAQHIALYISIDGELDTQPLIEWLWSQGKQTYLPVLHPFSAGHLLFLHYSPITPTVLNKYGIVEPQLNQMLVKPCQQLDLILTPLVGFDSHGHRLGMGGGYYDRTLAKWFETGEGATPIGLAHDCQHVDTLPIEEWDIPLPKIVTPSKTWQWENDH, from the coding sequence ATGAAGACGCTCACACGCAGCGAATTTCGCAAACAGATCCGCATCAAACGCAACTCCCTATCTAGCGAACAACAAACTCAATCCGGTTTAGACCTAGTTAAGCAGTGCATGCAGCTTGATGAGATTCAGTCTGCTCAGCATATTGCTCTTTATATTTCGATTGATGGCGAGCTCGATACCCAGCCTTTAATTGAATGGTTATGGTCGCAAGGTAAGCAAACTTATTTACCAGTATTGCACCCCTTCTCTGCCGGACACCTGCTGTTTCTGCACTACTCTCCAATAACTCCCACAGTTTTAAATAAGTACGGCATTGTAGAACCCCAACTTAATCAAATGTTGGTGAAACCTTGTCAGCAACTCGACCTCATCCTGACGCCTCTTGTCGGCTTTGACTCTCATGGTCACCGCTTAGGCATGGGTGGCGGATATTACGATCGCACCTTAGCGAAATGGTTCGAGACAGGCGAAGGCGCAACCCCAATAGGTTTGGCTCACGATTGCCAACATGTCGATACCTTACCGATTGAAGAATGGGACATTCCCTTACCTAAAATCGTGACTCCGAGTAAAACTTGGCAATGGGAAAATGACCATTAA
- a CDS encoding succinate dehydrogenase assembly factor 2 has protein sequence MYTAEQKARIKWGCRRGMLELDVVIMPFFEECFDSLQEQEQREFVSLLECDDPDLFTWVMGHGRSENLGHASMVDKIVAHNLSKVR, from the coding sequence ATGTACACTGCAGAGCAGAAAGCACGAATTAAATGGGGTTGCCGTCGCGGCATGTTAGAACTTGATGTAGTCATCATGCCATTTTTCGAAGAGTGTTTTGATTCATTGCAAGAGCAGGAACAGCGCGAGTTTGTTTCTCTACTAGAGTGTGATGACCCAGATTTGTTTACTTGGGTGATGGGACACGGACGCAGTGAAAACCTAGGCCATGCATCAATGGTTGATAAAATTGTCGCACACAACCTCAGCAAGGTTCGTTAA
- the rpiA gene encoding ribose-5-phosphate isomerase RpiA, translating to MTQDEMKKAAGWAALQYVEEGSIVGVGTGSTVNHFIDALGTMKDKIKGAVSSSVASTQRLEELEIKVYECNDVAKLDIYVDGADEINPTRDMIKGGGAALTREKIVAAISDKFVCIVDGTKAVDVLGKFPLPVEVIPMARSYVARELVKLGGDPVYREGCTTDNGNMILDVYGMAIENPKQLEDIINGIAGVVTVGLFAHRGADVVITGTPEGAKIEE from the coding sequence ATGACTCAAGATGAAATGAAAAAAGCAGCTGGCTGGGCAGCACTTCAATATGTTGAAGAAGGCAGCATTGTAGGTGTAGGTACTGGCTCTACAGTAAATCACTTCATCGACGCGCTAGGCACAATGAAAGACAAAATCAAAGGTGCGGTTTCAAGCTCTGTTGCTTCAACGCAACGACTAGAAGAGCTAGAGATCAAAGTGTATGAGTGTAACGATGTCGCTAAGCTAGACATCTACGTTGATGGCGCAGATGAAATCAACCCAACTCGCGACATGATCAAAGGCGGCGGTGCTGCTCTGACTCGTGAAAAAATCGTAGCGGCTATCTCTGATAAGTTTGTGTGTATTGTTGACGGCACTAAAGCAGTTGATGTGTTGGGTAAATTCCCACTACCTGTTGAAGTGATTCCAATGGCGCGCTCATACGTTGCACGTGAACTAGTAAAGCTTGGTGGTGACCCAGTTTACCGCGAAGGTTGCACAACCGATAACGGCAACATGATCCTAGACGTGTACGGCATGGCGATCGAAAACCCGAAACAACTAGAAGATATCATCAATGGTATCGCTGGTGTGGTAACGGTTGGTCTATTCGCTCACCGTGGTGCTGATGTGGTTATCACTGGCACGCCAGAAGGTGCAAAAATCGAAGAATAA
- the zapA gene encoding cell division protein ZapA, whose amino-acid sequence MSNQAVDVEILGKLTRVNCPPGQEESLIAAAADLDNRLKEMAERTKVTNEVKLLTIAALNICYELQTKKFEANDEQNALTERMEQLTTSLSDVLSKVKHGQQ is encoded by the coding sequence ATGAGTAATCAAGCGGTAGACGTTGAAATATTAGGAAAACTGACTCGAGTGAATTGTCCACCAGGGCAAGAAGAGTCATTGATTGCAGCGGCGGCCGATCTTGATAATCGATTGAAAGAGATGGCTGAACGTACTAAGGTAACCAATGAAGTGAAGCTGCTGACTATCGCAGCTCTGAATATTTGCTACGAATTACAAACCAAGAAGTTTGAAGCAAATGATGAACAAAACGCACTGACCGAGCGAATGGAACAGCTCACGACATCACTTTCAGATGTCCTCAGTAAAGTTAAGCACGGACAGCAATAG
- the rpoE gene encoding RNA polymerase sigma factor RpoE translates to MNEQLTDQVLIERVQSGDKQAFNLLVVKYQNKVCNLISRYVNNSGDVPDVAQEAFIKAYRAIPNFRGESAFYTWLYRIAVNTAKNHIVAQSRRPPATDVDAEDAEYYETGSALKEISNPENLTLSKELKQVVFGAIEALPEDLKTAMTLRELEGLSYEEIAEVMDCPVGTVRSRIFRAREAVEKKIKPLLQR, encoded by the coding sequence ATGAACGAGCAGCTAACCGATCAAGTGTTGATTGAGCGAGTTCAGAGTGGAGATAAGCAGGCATTTAACTTACTAGTGGTTAAGTATCAAAACAAAGTTTGTAATCTTATCTCTCGATACGTGAATAATTCCGGTGATGTACCTGATGTAGCACAAGAAGCTTTTATCAAAGCTTACCGCGCGATACCTAACTTTCGCGGCGAGAGTGCCTTCTATACATGGTTATACCGAATTGCCGTGAACACCGCTAAAAATCATATTGTTGCCCAGAGCCGTAGGCCGCCAGCAACAGATGTAGATGCAGAAGATGCTGAATATTACGAAACAGGCAGCGCGTTAAAAGAAATATCGAACCCTGAGAACTTAACGCTGTCAAAAGAATTGAAACAAGTCGTTTTTGGAGCGATTGAAGCGCTGCCAGAAGACTTAAAAACTGCAATGACGCTGCGTGAGCTTGAAGGTTTGAGCTACGAAGAGATTGCAGAAGTAATGGATTGCCCTGTAGGAACCGTACGTTCGCGTATTTTCCGAGCTCGTGAAGCAGTGGAAAAGAAAATCAAACCTCTTTTGCAACGCTAG
- a CDS encoding DUF1107 domain-containing protein, which translates to MRLFKRYTPSMIAKHVSRLFKGRIYIYGVGKFEFDNGKLVLPDRAEKRHFQTVKEINSEIMKLRCAYA; encoded by the coding sequence ATGAGACTGTTTAAGCGCTATACACCGAGTATGATTGCTAAACATGTAAGTCGACTTTTCAAAGGACGAATCTACATTTACGGCGTAGGGAAATTTGAGTTTGATAACGGCAAGCTAGTCCTGCCAGATCGAGCAGAGAAGCGCCACTTTCAAACAGTGAAAGAAATAAATAGTGAAATAATGAAGCTGCGCTGTGCTTACGCATAA